One Longimicrobium sp. genomic window, CGCAAGGCCGCGGAAATGCTGGGCATCGGCGAGCGGACACTGTACCGCAAGCTCAAGGAGTACGGCATCGAAACGTGATCCGCGCGGCCATCCTCGCTGCCCTGATCGCGATCCCGGCGTGCGCGCCGCAGGCCACGCGACCGGCGCCCCACGTCGAGTTCGTCGTTCGCGGCACGGTCGTGGACGCAGCGACGGGAGCCGCTCTCCCGGGCAGCCACGTGATGATCGAGGGGACGGAGGTGAAGGCCCCCACCACTGCCACCGGCGATTTCGAGTTGCGCGGTCGCGGTACCCGCGGGCGGTACCGGCTTCTCGTCAGCCGTATCGGCTACGAATCAGAGCGCCCCGGGTTTCGCATGGGCCGCTCGGAGACGGTGGTGGTAGACACTGTGAGGATGCGTGCCGTGTCCATCCGCGGCCACTTCTGATGCTCCTCGTGAACGGCCGACGTTCGCCGCCGCCGGGCCCTGGCCCGGCGGTTCGCTTTTTGTGGGAGCACCGCGGGGGGGGACTCGCGGGAGAGACGGACACCGACCACGAGCCGGATGACGAAGATAGACGGAACGCTGGACCTGTTCGCCATCACCGCGCCGGGGCTGGAGCCGCTGGCCGCGGCAGAGCTGCGGGCGATGGGGATCGGCGGGGTGGTGGAGCCCGGGGGCGTGTCGTGGTCCGGACCGGCCGCGCAGATGTACGAAGCCAACCTCCGGCTGCGGACGGCGAGCCGCGTCGTCGTCCGCGCCGCCAGCTTTAGCGCGCGCACCTTCTTCGAGCTGGAGCGGCACGCGCGCAAGGTGCCGTGGGACCGCTGGGTGAACCGCGGCGGGGCGGTGCGGCTGCGGGTGACGAGCAAGAAGAGCAAGCTGTACCACGAGGGCGCCATCGCCGAGCGCCTGCTGGACGCGATCACCCGCGCCGTCGGTCCGGTGGCGG contains:
- a CDS encoding carboxypeptidase regulatory-like domain-containing protein, whose amino-acid sequence is MIRAAILAALIAIPACAPQATRPAPHVEFVVRGTVVDAATGAALPGSHVMIEGTEVKAPTTATGDFELRGRGTRGRYRLLVSRIGYESERPGFRMGRSETVVVDTVRMRAVSIRGHF